A stretch of Candidatus Methylomirabilota bacterium DNA encodes these proteins:
- a CDS encoding SDR family oxidoreductase: MAIHEYDLTGKVAFVTGAGRGIGKGIAQALAEAGADVIINSLTDRHVTGLATDIAKATGRRVVPLVADVTKSDEVERAMSRILKEFGALDVLVNNLGDSIRKPLVPLPGPLSDQAAKAPGPLTPGPLTDDEYRLILDLNLTEAVLCSRAVGPHMLARRSGKIINIGSFASARGGVNLTIYAAAKTALVGFTRALALEWAPFGVQVNSIAPGLFPDAVTAGEAGYAEAVRRAQQTVPLQREGRLREVGLLAVYLASAAADYMTGQTLYLDGGLTL, from the coding sequence ATGGCCATCCATGAATACGATCTGACCGGCAAGGTGGCGTTCGTGACGGGCGCGGGCCGCGGCATCGGCAAGGGCATCGCCCAGGCCCTCGCCGAGGCCGGCGCGGACGTCATCATCAATAGCCTGACCGACAGGCACGTGACGGGCCTCGCGACCGACATCGCCAAGGCGACGGGCCGGCGCGTGGTGCCCCTCGTCGCGGACGTGACCAAGTCGGACGAGGTGGAGCGCGCGATGAGCCGCATCCTCAAGGAGTTCGGCGCGCTCGACGTGCTCGTCAACAATCTTGGCGACTCCATCCGGAAGCCGCTCGTGCCTCTGCCGGGCCCCCTATCGGATCAAGCAGCGAAAGCGCCCGGTCCGCTGACCCCCGGCCCGCTGACCGATGACGAATACCGCCTCATCCTCGATCTCAACCTGACGGAGGCCGTGCTCTGCAGTCGGGCCGTGGGCCCGCACATGCTGGCCCGGCGCTCCGGCAAGATCATCAACATCGGCTCCTTCGCCTCCGCCCGGGGCGGCGTCAACCTGACGATCTATGCCGCCGCGAAGACGGCGCTGGTGGGATTCACCCGGGCGCTGGCGCTCGAGTGGGCGCCCTTCGGCGTCCAGGTGAATTCGATCGCGCCCGGGCTCTTCCCCGACGCGGTGACCGCCGGCGAGGCTGGCTACGCCGAGGCGGTCCGCCGCGCCCAGCAGACGGTGCCGCTCCAGCGGGAGGGACGGCTCCGCGAGGTCGGCCTCCTCGCCGTCTACCTCGCTTCGGCGGCGGCCGACTACATGACCGGCCAGACACTCTACCTGGACGGGGGGCTGACGCTGTGA
- a CDS encoding DUF6282 family protein: MSPIRGLIDFHTHAAPDVFGRSVDDDELAALAAARQMEAVVFKSHVTLTADRAWLARKHVPGVKIFGGVTLNGAVGGLNPQAVEWMWRMQGGYGRVVWFPTFDADNHVRRAGPAPAGIRVPTGICVVDPRGAVLPAAREVMKVCAAQRLVVHTGHASAEQALALIAAAREEGCDRIVVTHAQFDVVGMTPAHMKKAAAMGAKMELCALGILVGPENVLEFMRHSPRVPLAVTAACIKSVGAQHFVLGTDLGQAGNPTPADGLQMFVAGLQAEGISGEQIQTMGREVPGALLMG, translated from the coding sequence GTGAGCCCGATCCGCGGCCTGATCGACTTTCACACGCACGCGGCGCCGGACGTCTTCGGCCGCTCCGTGGACGACGACGAGCTGGCCGCGCTGGCCGCCGCGCGGCAGATGGAAGCGGTGGTGTTCAAGAGCCACGTCACCCTCACCGCCGATCGCGCGTGGCTCGCGCGCAAGCACGTGCCCGGGGTGAAGATCTTCGGCGGCGTCACGCTGAACGGCGCCGTCGGCGGGCTCAACCCGCAGGCCGTGGAGTGGATGTGGCGGATGCAGGGTGGCTACGGCCGCGTCGTGTGGTTCCCGACCTTCGACGCCGACAACCACGTCCGCCGCGCGGGCCCGGCGCCCGCGGGCATCCGCGTGCCCACGGGTATCTGCGTGGTAGACCCGCGCGGTGCGGTGCTGCCGGCGGCGCGCGAGGTGATGAAGGTCTGCGCCGCCCAGCGGCTCGTGGTCCACACGGGGCACGCCTCGGCCGAGCAGGCGCTGGCGTTGATCGCCGCCGCGCGCGAGGAGGGGTGCGACCGCATCGTGGTCACCCACGCGCAGTTCGACGTCGTCGGGATGACGCCCGCGCACATGAAGAAGGCGGCGGCAATGGGCGCGAAGATGGAGCTGTGCGCGCTGGGCATCCTGGTGGGGCCGGAGAACGTGCTCGAGTTCATGCGCCACTCGCCGCGGGTGCCGCTCGCGGTGACCGCGGCGTGCATCAAGAGCGTGGGCGCGCAGCACTTCGTGCTCGGCACGGACCTCGGCCAGGCGGGCAACCCGACGCCCGCGGATGGTCTCCAGATGTTCGTGGCGGGGCTCCAGGCCGAGGGCATCAGCGGGGAGCAGATCCAGACGATGGGGCGCGAGGTGCCGGGCGCGCTCCTGATGGGCTAG
- a CDS encoding xanthine dehydrogenase family protein subunit M, with protein MKPAPFRYARPQNLADAVELLAAADHDVKILAGGQSLVPMLNLRLVRPAVLIDLNGVPGLDHITPSADGGLSIGALVRHAALVDSATVIERAPLLADAARHIGHAAIRHRGTLGGSLAHADPAAELPAALVALGAELRLHGCRGARTIQASEFFLGLMTTALSPDEILLEIRVPPQGPGWGFAEVVRRVGDFALAGVVALLGRAAGSSVRCESARLVGFGVGDRPVRFAAAEEILTGQGRDPSAALTRAAAAAAEACDPPDDVHASAEYRRHLAAVLTEDAVSQALTRLDAARAS; from the coding sequence GTGAAGCCGGCCCCGTTCCGGTACGCGCGGCCCCAAAACCTCGCCGACGCGGTGGAGCTCCTCGCAGCCGCCGACCACGACGTCAAGATCCTGGCGGGCGGGCAGAGCCTGGTGCCGATGCTCAACCTGCGCCTCGTGCGCCCGGCGGTGCTGATCGATCTCAACGGCGTGCCGGGGCTCGATCACATCACCCCCAGCGCCGACGGCGGTCTCAGCATCGGCGCCCTCGTGCGCCATGCCGCGCTCGTGGATTCCGCCACCGTGATCGAGCGGGCCCCGCTCCTCGCCGACGCCGCGCGCCATATAGGCCACGCGGCCATCAGGCATCGCGGCACGCTCGGCGGCAGCCTCGCTCACGCCGACCCTGCTGCCGAGCTTCCCGCCGCGCTGGTCGCCCTCGGCGCGGAGCTCCGCCTCCACGGCTGCCGCGGCGCGCGGACAATCCAAGCCTCGGAGTTCTTTCTCGGCCTGATGACGACCGCCCTGTCGCCGGACGAGATCCTGCTGGAGATCCGCGTGCCGCCACAGGGACCGGGCTGGGGCTTCGCCGAAGTCGTGCGCCGGGTGGGCGACTTTGCCTTGGCCGGCGTGGTGGCCCTCCTGGGCCGTGCGGCCGGGTCGTCGGTGCGCTGCGAGTCCGCGCGGCTCGTGGGTTTCGGCGTGGGCGACCGGCCCGTGCGGTTCGCCGCAGCGGAGGAGATCCTCACGGGCCAAGGCCGCGACCCGAGCGCCGCATTAACGCGGGCGGCCGCTGCCGCTGCCGAGGCGTGTGATCCGCCGGATGACGTCCATGCCTCGGCGGAGTATCGCCGCCATCTCGCGGCGGTATTGACCGAAGACGCCGTGAGCCAGGCGCTCACGCGGCTCGACGCCGCGCGGGCGTCATGA
- a CDS encoding (2Fe-2S)-binding protein: MIAPAEHLSIRLTVNGRVIEREISARHSLADFLREDLGLTGTHVGCEHGVCGACTVFVDGRSARSCLLFAVQLDGATVTTIEGLTPPEGLSPLQQAFCATHAMQCGFCTPGMIVTVTELLEANPAPSPGEIRLALAGQLCMCTGYVNIVRAVTQAAAGLRGGAGETA, from the coding sequence ATGATCGCGCCGGCCGAACACCTGTCGATCCGGCTCACCGTGAACGGCCGCGTCATCGAGCGCGAGATCTCGGCGCGCCACTCCCTGGCCGACTTCCTGCGTGAAGATCTCGGGCTCACCGGCACGCACGTGGGCTGCGAGCACGGCGTGTGCGGCGCCTGCACCGTCTTCGTCGACGGGCGCAGCGCGCGGAGCTGCCTGCTCTTTGCGGTCCAGCTGGATGGCGCCACCGTGACCACGATCGAGGGTTTGACCCCGCCCGAGGGGCTGAGCCCGCTCCAGCAGGCCTTCTGCGCCACGCACGCGATGCAGTGCGGGTTCTGCACGCCCGGCATGATCGTCACCGTCACGGAGCTCCTGGAGGCGAATCCGGCGCCGTCGCCCGGCGAGATCCGCCTAGCCCTGGCCGGCCAGCTCTGCATGTGCACGGGCTACGTCAATATCGTCCGGGCCGTCACCCAGGCAGCGGCGGGCCTCCGCGGCGGCGCCGGAGAGACCGCGTGA
- a CDS encoding xanthine dehydrogenase family protein molybdopterin-binding subunit, which translates to MSEPAGATRWVGTALPLKEDVRFVAGRGRFIDDLGQPGQLHAAFLRSPHAHARIVSIDTRAAAALPGVATVLTGADAARLSGPIRPLIPTTAVVSDYCLAVDRARYVGEPVAAVAAVDRATAEDALELIRVEYDPLPAVVDPEDALRPGTTLLYPELGTNVVWHDTLTYGDVDGAMARAHGVLRERFTIQRYASTPLETFGAIAAYDAGMDSFEFWTNDQRPGLTISILAASLGVPQSRIRLSCPDIGGGFGNKRRPAYLLICALLARAAGRPVKWIEDRIENLTALMHACNGVMDVELAYQADGTLLALSVRDVADEGKNLVTPSQHNLIKLGNIANGYRIPAIRYEAWSVLTTKCPSGANRGIGKPIMCYAIERSMALLARRLGLDPAEIRLRNYVTADEMPYTTPPGAQYDSGDYPATLRRALECFDYAGWRAEQARARRERRLLGIGIATSIEPAGTNLASYELVTGRRTVSGSAEAAMVRMEPDGQVRVAVGDPSSGQGYETVIAQIVADELGVNPGAVAVTRGFDSATTPWLYLSGNYSNKFSVTDVGAIVGAARRVADKLRRLAAHRLEIDPDDLELRDGAVVVRGAPDRRVAFAELARTAYADVLGLPPGEEPGLESRHAHQNPLAAPVDAERRVRSQLVFSNAAHCCLVEVHPRTGVVTVLKYLVAHDCGRELNPLIVEGMVHGSTVHGIGAALLEEFRYDAQGQLLTSTFLDYLKPTATDVPMIEVERLEHPSPFTPLGAKGVGEGGAIPGPAAVANAVEDALAPFGVTIRSLPITPERVWRWMRPGAARPRLDRSGPTD; encoded by the coding sequence GTGAGCGAGCCCGCCGGCGCCACGCGCTGGGTGGGCACCGCCCTGCCGCTCAAGGAAGACGTCCGCTTCGTCGCGGGACGCGGCCGCTTCATCGACGACCTCGGCCAGCCGGGGCAGCTCCACGCGGCGTTCCTGAGAAGCCCGCATGCCCACGCCCGGATCGTGTCCATCGACACGCGCGCGGCCGCCGCGCTCCCGGGTGTGGCCACCGTACTGACGGGCGCGGACGCCGCGCGCCTTTCCGGACCGATCCGGCCGCTCATTCCAACGACCGCCGTCGTGTCGGACTACTGCCTGGCGGTGGACCGCGCGCGGTATGTCGGCGAGCCCGTGGCGGCGGTGGCGGCCGTCGATCGCGCGACGGCCGAGGACGCGCTCGAGCTGATCCGCGTCGAGTACGACCCGCTCCCGGCCGTGGTGGATCCCGAGGACGCTCTGCGGCCCGGCACGACGCTCCTGTATCCGGAGCTCGGCACGAATGTCGTCTGGCACGACACACTCACGTATGGCGACGTCGACGGCGCGATGGCGCGGGCCCACGGCGTCCTCCGCGAGCGATTCACGATTCAGCGCTACGCCTCGACACCGCTCGAGACCTTTGGCGCCATCGCCGCCTACGACGCGGGGATGGACAGCTTCGAGTTCTGGACGAACGACCAGCGGCCCGGCTTGACCATCTCGATCCTCGCGGCCTCGCTGGGCGTCCCGCAGTCTCGCATCCGGTTGAGCTGCCCCGACATCGGCGGCGGCTTCGGCAACAAGCGGCGGCCGGCATATCTCCTCATCTGCGCGCTCCTGGCGCGGGCGGCGGGGCGCCCCGTGAAGTGGATCGAGGACCGGATCGAGAACCTCACCGCCCTCATGCATGCCTGTAACGGCGTGATGGACGTGGAGCTGGCGTACCAGGCGGACGGCACGCTGCTCGCCTTGAGCGTTCGCGACGTCGCCGACGAGGGGAAGAATCTCGTTACGCCGAGCCAGCACAACCTCATCAAGCTGGGGAACATCGCCAACGGCTATCGCATCCCCGCCATCCGCTACGAGGCCTGGTCGGTGTTGACCACCAAGTGCCCGAGCGGGGCCAACCGCGGGATCGGCAAGCCCATTATGTGCTACGCGATCGAGCGCTCGATGGCGCTCCTCGCCCGGCGGCTCGGCTTGGATCCGGCGGAGATCCGCCTGCGCAACTACGTTACGGCGGACGAGATGCCCTACACGACACCGCCGGGCGCCCAGTACGACAGCGGCGACTATCCGGCGACGCTCCGGCGCGCGTTGGAATGCTTCGACTACGCGGGCTGGCGCGCCGAGCAGGCCCGCGCGCGCCGCGAGCGGCGTCTCCTCGGCATCGGGATCGCCACGTCGATTGAGCCCGCGGGAACCAACCTCGCCTCCTACGAGCTCGTCACCGGCCGGCGGACCGTGTCCGGATCGGCCGAGGCCGCGATGGTCCGGATGGAGCCGGACGGGCAGGTCCGCGTGGCCGTCGGCGACCCGTCCAGCGGGCAGGGCTACGAGACCGTGATCGCGCAGATCGTGGCCGACGAGCTCGGGGTCAACCCAGGGGCCGTCGCGGTCACCCGGGGCTTCGACTCGGCGACGACACCCTGGCTCTACCTCTCGGGCAACTATTCGAACAAGTTCTCCGTCACGGATGTCGGCGCGATCGTGGGCGCCGCCCGCCGGGTGGCGGACAAGCTCCGCCGGCTGGCCGCGCATCGCCTCGAGATCGACCCGGACGATCTCGAGCTGCGCGACGGCGCCGTCGTCGTGCGGGGCGCGCCGGACCGGCGCGTCGCCTTCGCCGAGCTCGCGCGAACCGCGTACGCCGACGTGCTCGGCCTCCCGCCGGGCGAAGAGCCCGGGCTCGAGTCGCGCCACGCGCACCAGAATCCGCTCGCGGCGCCCGTCGACGCCGAGCGGCGCGTGCGCTCTCAGCTCGTCTTCTCGAACGCGGCGCACTGCTGCCTGGTCGAGGTGCATCCGCGGACCGGGGTGGTCACGGTTCTCAAGTATCTGGTCGCTCACGACTGCGGCCGCGAGCTCAATCCGCTCATCGTGGAAGGGATGGTCCACGGCTCCACCGTGCACGGCATCGGCGCCGCGCTGCTGGAGGAATTCCGCTATGACGCGCAGGGGCAGCTCCTCACCTCCACCTTCCTCGACTATCTGAAGCCGACGGCCACCGACGTGCCCATGATCGAGGTGGAGCGGCTCGAGCATCCCTCGCCGTTCACGCCGCTCGGCGCGAAGGGCGTCGGGGAGGGCGGAGCCATCCCGGGGCCCGCGGCCGTGGCCAACGCGGTGGAAGACGCGCTGGCCCCCTTCGGCGTGACGATCCGGTCGCTGCCCATCACGCCCGAGCGCGTGTGGCGGTGGATGCGGCCGGGCGCTGCCCGCCCGCGCCTTGACCGCTCGGGTCCCACAGACTAA
- a CDS encoding adenylate/guanylate cyclase domain-containing protein, translated as MKCPRCQHENRSQAKFCEECAAPLARICANCGTQLAPTAKFCSECAHPASEPGAPPRFGTPDSYTPKHLAEKILTSRSALEGERKQVTVLFADLKGSMELLADRDPEEARNLLDPVLQRMMEAVHRYEGTVNQVMGDGIMALFGAPLAHEDHAVRACYAALRMQEMVKRYAEEVRRAQGVTVRIRIGLNSGEVVVRSIGSDLRMDYTAVGQTTHLAARMEQLADPGSTLLTSDTLALAEGYIEVRSIGPTPVKGLAEPIEVYEMVGASTVRSRFQAAAARGLTTFVGRTGEMEQLSQGLDHARAGRGQLIAVVGEPGVGKSRLYYEFGHSHRVQDCLVIESVSVSYGKATAYLPVIELLRSYFRIESRDDARIIREKVTGRLLSLDRALDPFMAAFLWLLEVPADDPQWERLDPPQRRQQTLDGVKRLLLRESQAQPVVVVFEDLHWIDAETQALVDALVESLPAARVLLLVNYRPEYQHAWGSKTYYRQLRIDPLPAASAHELLDALLGDDPTVQPLKSLLVRRTEGTPFFLEESVRMLVETRVLVGGRGAYRLQNPLSTIEVPATVKALLAARIDRLPSTEKGVLQAASVIGTDVPFGLLQAIADMPDEQLRQHLVQLQSAEFLYETNLFPELEHTFKHALTHEVAYGTLLGDRRRTLHARIVEAIERLFAGRLTEQVEQLAHHAVRGEVWDRAVTYLHEAGAKAFRRSTYPEAIAYLTQGLELAGRLPPGREQMRQELRMRLALGPALQMARGFGAAEVEKTYARARELSEELAEPIELFQALWGLWLHTVGRGRYDRARPFAEELLAVAERLGDRALLLEAHHAMSPSTLWSGEPEATRRHGEKGMALYDREAHASLAFLYGGHDPGACCRMHSGMALWFLGYPKSALERGRSGLALARDLGHLGSIVSALPFAMLIHQLRGDGAVVRELAESIITLSTEHGFPQWLLFGKVFAAWFQAEQGGGEAAIAQLRGAIAEYRATGNELCVPALFSLLATALLKHGAADEGLGAVADAQAMADATGTRLWDSDYYRLKGELLLARDPAAGQDAEIAFRQAIDIARRQSAKSWELRAVVSLGRLWQRQGKRQEAARLLAEIHGWFTEGFDTTDLREARVLLDELKTPEVDSAL; from the coding sequence GTGAAGTGTCCGCGCTGCCAGCACGAGAACCGATCGCAGGCGAAGTTCTGCGAGGAGTGCGCCGCTCCGCTCGCGCGAATCTGCGCGAACTGCGGCACCCAGCTCGCGCCGACAGCCAAGTTCTGCTCCGAGTGCGCGCATCCCGCGAGCGAGCCCGGCGCCCCGCCGAGATTCGGCACACCCGACTCGTACACGCCCAAGCACCTCGCCGAGAAGATTCTCACCTCCAGGAGCGCCCTCGAAGGCGAGCGCAAGCAAGTGACCGTGCTCTTCGCTGACCTCAAGGGCTCGATGGAGCTCCTCGCCGATCGCGATCCCGAAGAGGCGCGGAACCTCCTCGACCCCGTGCTCCAGCGGATGATGGAGGCGGTCCACCGTTACGAGGGCACGGTCAATCAGGTCATGGGTGACGGCATCATGGCGCTCTTCGGGGCCCCGCTGGCCCACGAGGACCATGCCGTGCGCGCCTGCTACGCCGCGCTCCGGATGCAGGAGATGGTGAAGCGGTACGCGGAGGAGGTTCGGCGGGCTCAAGGGGTCACGGTCCGCATCCGGATCGGGCTGAACTCCGGCGAGGTTGTGGTGCGGTCGATCGGAAGCGACCTCCGGATGGACTACACGGCGGTGGGGCAGACGACGCATCTGGCCGCGCGAATGGAACAGCTCGCCGATCCCGGTTCGACCCTGCTCACCTCCGACACCCTGGCGCTGGCCGAGGGGTACATCGAGGTCCGATCCATCGGCCCGACGCCGGTGAAAGGTCTGGCGGAGCCGATCGAGGTGTACGAGATGGTCGGCGCATCCACGGTCCGATCGCGGTTCCAGGCCGCGGCGGCGCGCGGGTTGACGACGTTCGTCGGGCGGACCGGCGAGATGGAGCAGCTGTCCCAGGGGCTCGACCACGCGAGAGCCGGGCGTGGGCAGCTCATCGCCGTGGTCGGCGAGCCCGGCGTGGGAAAGTCTCGCCTGTACTACGAGTTCGGCCACTCGCATCGCGTGCAGGACTGCTTGGTCATCGAGAGCGTTTCCGTCTCGTACGGCAAGGCCACCGCGTACCTCCCTGTGATCGAGCTGTTGAGGAGCTATTTCCGGATCGAGAGCCGGGACGATGCCCGGATCATCCGGGAAAAGGTGACGGGCCGGCTCCTGTCGCTCGACCGGGCCCTCGATCCGTTCATGGCCGCGTTCCTGTGGCTTCTCGAGGTTCCGGCCGACGATCCGCAGTGGGAGCGCCTCGACCCGCCGCAGCGACGTCAGCAGACTCTCGACGGCGTGAAGCGGCTGCTCTTGCGAGAGAGCCAGGCCCAGCCAGTGGTGGTGGTGTTCGAGGACTTGCACTGGATCGACGCCGAAACGCAGGCGCTGGTGGACGCGCTGGTGGAGAGCCTCCCGGCGGCCCGCGTCCTGCTGCTCGTCAACTACCGCCCCGAGTACCAGCACGCGTGGGGCTCCAAGACGTACTATCGGCAGCTGCGAATCGACCCCCTGCCCGCGGCGAGCGCCCACGAGCTCCTCGACGCCCTCCTCGGTGACGACCCGACGGTTCAGCCGTTGAAGTCCCTCCTGGTCCGGCGCACGGAGGGGACGCCATTCTTCCTGGAGGAGAGCGTCAGGATGCTCGTCGAGACCCGGGTGCTCGTAGGCGGCCGGGGCGCCTACCGGCTACAGAATCCGCTGAGCACGATCGAGGTGCCCGCGACCGTGAAGGCGCTTCTCGCCGCCCGGATCGATCGCTTGCCATCGACGGAGAAGGGTGTGTTGCAGGCGGCGTCCGTCATCGGCACCGACGTGCCGTTCGGGTTGCTCCAGGCCATCGCCGACATGCCGGACGAGCAGCTTCGACAGCATCTCGTCCAGCTCCAATCCGCCGAGTTCCTGTACGAGACCAATCTCTTCCCCGAGCTCGAGCACACCTTCAAGCACGCGCTGACGCACGAGGTCGCGTATGGGACGCTCCTGGGGGACCGCCGGCGCACGCTCCATGCGCGGATCGTCGAAGCGATCGAGCGGCTCTTTGCCGGTCGATTGACCGAGCAGGTCGAGCAGCTCGCCCATCACGCGGTGAGAGGTGAAGTGTGGGACCGGGCCGTCACCTACCTCCATGAGGCCGGAGCCAAGGCGTTCAGACGCTCGACCTACCCCGAGGCCATCGCGTATTTGACCCAGGGCCTCGAGCTCGCCGGGAGATTGCCGCCTGGCCGCGAGCAGATGCGGCAGGAGCTGCGGATGCGCCTCGCGCTCGGGCCCGCGCTCCAGATGGCACGGGGATTCGGCGCGGCGGAAGTCGAGAAAACGTACGCTCGCGCGCGCGAGCTGTCCGAGGAGCTCGCCGAGCCGATCGAACTCTTTCAGGCGCTGTGGGGTCTCTGGTTGCACACGGTGGGACGAGGACGCTACGACAGGGCCCGGCCGTTCGCCGAAGAGCTTCTGGCCGTGGCGGAACGGCTGGGCGATCGGGCGCTGCTGCTCGAGGCGCACCACGCGATGTCACCCAGCACCCTGTGGTCGGGCGAGCCGGAAGCGACCCGACGACATGGCGAGAAAGGCATGGCGCTCTACGATCGAGAGGCGCATGCCTCGCTGGCCTTCCTCTACGGCGGGCACGACCCAGGCGCGTGCTGCCGAATGCATTCGGGGATGGCCCTCTGGTTCTTGGGGTACCCGAAGAGTGCGCTGGAACGCGGCCGCTCGGGCCTGGCCCTGGCCAGGGATCTCGGCCACCTGGGGAGCATCGTCAGTGCTCTCCCGTTCGCGATGCTGATCCATCAGCTACGAGGAGACGGGGCGGTCGTACGCGAGCTGGCGGAATCGATCATCACGCTCTCGACCGAGCACGGATTTCCGCAATGGCTGTTGTTTGGGAAGGTGTTCGCTGCCTGGTTCCAGGCGGAGCAGGGGGGTGGTGAGGCTGCTATCGCGCAGCTTCGCGGAGCCATTGCCGAGTACCGGGCGACGGGGAACGAGCTCTGCGTTCCGGCGTTGTTCTCCCTCCTGGCCACGGCGCTCTTGAAGCATGGCGCAGCTGATGAGGGGTTGGGCGCGGTCGCGGATGCGCAGGCCATGGCCGACGCAACCGGAACGCGGCTCTGGGATTCGGACTACTATCGTCTCAAGGGAGAGCTGTT